A single region of the Streptomyces sp. NBC_01262 genome encodes:
- a CDS encoding hemerythrin domain-containing protein, with amino-acid sequence MLINPDAPAGKPEIQQMKVIHRVMRREFTQLPALIAGVSVGDTARARLLGNHLSLVLGMLHDHHEAEDELLWPVLMERVPIEKDLIGVMETQHQAIADAVGTVAAALPAWTADAKAPARDRLADALRDLGPALTEHLDLEEDSVLPLIHDHLTVPEWLAPQKHAMKHGPKTLTGKLTLAGMVLEDATPRERAWFLGEMPAPARLLWRLMGARQYDAHARLIRIGASSPS; translated from the coding sequence ATGTTGATTAACCCCGATGCTCCTGCCGGCAAGCCCGAGATCCAGCAGATGAAGGTCATCCACCGTGTGATGAGGCGGGAGTTCACCCAGCTTCCCGCTCTCATCGCCGGGGTGTCCGTGGGCGATACCGCCCGCGCCCGCCTGCTCGGCAATCACCTCTCCCTGGTTCTGGGGATGCTGCACGACCACCACGAGGCCGAAGACGAACTGCTCTGGCCGGTCCTCATGGAACGCGTACCGATCGAGAAGGACTTGATCGGCGTCATGGAAACGCAGCACCAGGCGATCGCCGACGCCGTCGGCACAGTCGCGGCCGCGTTGCCCGCCTGGACCGCCGACGCGAAGGCCCCGGCCCGCGACCGGCTTGCCGACGCCCTGCGGGACCTCGGCCCGGCCCTGACCGAGCATCTGGACCTGGAAGAGGACTCAGTGCTTCCGCTCATCCACGATCACCTCACCGTGCCGGAATGGCTGGCGCCGCAGAAACACGCCATGAAGCACGGCCCCAAGACGCTGACCGGCAAGCTGACCCTGGCCGGTATGGTCCTGGAGGATGCCACGCCGCGCGAACGCGCATGGTTCCTCGGCGAGATGCCTGCCCCGGCCCGGCTGCTGTGGCGGCTGATGGGTGCTCGCCAATACGACGCACACGCGCGACTGATACGGATCGGCGCATCGAGCCCGAGCTGA
- a CDS encoding glutamine synthetase family protein, whose protein sequence is MRELGLRQVRISWGDQHGILRGKTLEVGHFLSVLRSGKDFQTATLIFDTTNNPVVAPFGASALGDPRMTGLPDGVLVPDPSTFKVLPWLDGTGWILSDLYFRSGERVPFDTRGILQDQIGRLAAEGFEYVAGIEMEFYITRLEDAKLSFEDSGHPPAPPTVSAVSHGFQYLTENRGDEIGVILDILRDSVVSLGLPLATVEDEWGPGQVEFTFEPMVGVAAADAAILLRSVIKQLCRRHGYHATFMSRPAVANAFSSGWHLHQSLRSTDQENCFAGSGDKLLSDTGSWFMGGLLEHARACSVLTTPTVNGYKRFRPDSFAPDRIAWAEENRGALVRVAGARGDANTHLENRVGEPAANPYLYLASQIASGRDGLRNKTEPGPSADEPYLAQAPALPSSLEAAVPYFEQSALLRDEFGDAFVDYLAMIKRHEVGRFNAAVTDWEQREYFEVY, encoded by the coding sequence GTGCGGGAGCTGGGCCTGCGGCAGGTGCGGATCAGCTGGGGTGACCAGCACGGCATCCTGAGGGGCAAGACGCTGGAGGTGGGGCACTTTTTGTCGGTGCTGCGCAGCGGCAAGGACTTCCAGACGGCCACGCTGATCTTCGACACAACGAACAATCCGGTGGTGGCGCCGTTCGGGGCGTCGGCGCTGGGGGATCCGCGGATGACAGGGCTGCCGGACGGGGTACTGGTGCCCGACCCGAGCACGTTCAAGGTGCTGCCGTGGCTGGACGGCACGGGTTGGATCCTGTCGGACCTGTACTTCCGGTCCGGTGAGCGGGTGCCGTTCGATACGCGCGGCATCCTGCAGGACCAGATCGGCCGACTGGCGGCGGAGGGATTCGAGTACGTCGCCGGTATCGAGATGGAGTTCTACATCACGCGTCTGGAGGATGCGAAGCTGTCCTTCGAGGACTCGGGGCATCCGCCGGCGCCGCCGACCGTGAGCGCGGTGTCGCACGGGTTTCAGTACCTGACCGAGAACCGCGGGGACGAGATCGGGGTGATCCTTGACATCCTGCGTGACAGCGTCGTCTCGCTCGGGCTTCCGCTGGCCACGGTCGAGGACGAGTGGGGCCCGGGGCAGGTGGAGTTCACGTTCGAGCCGATGGTCGGTGTCGCCGCCGCCGACGCTGCGATCCTGCTACGCAGTGTGATCAAGCAGTTGTGCCGCCGCCACGGGTACCACGCGACGTTCATGTCCCGTCCGGCGGTGGCGAACGCGTTCTCCAGCGGCTGGCATCTGCACCAGTCGCTGCGCAGCACGGATCAGGAGAACTGCTTCGCCGGATCGGGCGACAAGCTGCTGTCGGACACCGGGTCGTGGTTCATGGGCGGGTTGCTGGAGCATGCCCGGGCCTGTTCGGTGCTGACCACGCCGACGGTCAACGGGTACAAGCGGTTCCGGCCGGACTCGTTCGCGCCGGACCGGATCGCGTGGGCCGAGGAGAACCGCGGTGCGCTGGTGCGGGTGGCGGGAGCGCGGGGCGATGCCAACACCCATCTGGAGAACCGGGTCGGGGAGCCTGCCGCCAATCCGTATCTCTACCTCGCCTCGCAGATCGCCAGCGGCCGGGACGGTCTGCGGAACAAGACCGAGCCCGGTCCGTCGGCCGATGAGCCGTACCTGGCTCAGGCTCCGGCGCTGCCATCGAGCCTGGAGGCGGCCGTGCCGTACTTCGAGCAGAGCGCGCTGCTGCGGGACGAGTTCGGCGATGCGTTCGTCGACTACCTGGCCATGATCAAGCGCCACGAGGTCGGCCGTTTCAACGCCGCGGTCACCGACTGGGAGCAGCGCGAATACTTCGAGGTCTACTGA
- a CDS encoding NADPH-dependent F420 reductase produces MAVIGFIGSGNIGQALARQAIASGHDVVMSNSRGPHTLTRLIDALGPRARAATPEQAGAAGDLVVVAIPFRNVRQLPVHPLAGKIVIDANNYYAPRDGHSAAIEKGDTAASEILAAHLSDAHIVKAFNAIMAAHIIEHARPPGTPHRRAIPIAGDDEQAKRAVTGFIDQIGFDTVDAGSLVNGRSIDPMDAWGPVLDADALRAAMAARTQH; encoded by the coding sequence ATGGCCGTCATCGGCTTTATCGGCAGCGGCAACATCGGACAGGCCCTCGCCCGACAGGCAATCGCCTCCGGCCACGACGTCGTGATGAGCAACTCCCGAGGCCCGCACACCCTCACCCGGTTGATCGACGCGCTCGGCCCGAGGGCACGCGCGGCAACACCCGAACAAGCCGGCGCCGCCGGCGACCTGGTCGTTGTGGCAATCCCGTTCCGCAATGTGCGGCAGCTCCCGGTGCACCCCCTGGCCGGCAAGATCGTCATCGACGCGAACAACTACTACGCGCCGCGCGACGGACACAGCGCCGCCATCGAGAAGGGAGACACCGCAGCCAGCGAAATACTCGCCGCACACCTCTCAGACGCCCACATCGTCAAAGCCTTCAACGCGATCATGGCCGCCCACATCATCGAGCACGCCCGCCCGCCCGGCACACCTCACCGGCGCGCCATACCGATCGCCGGCGACGACGAACAGGCGAAGCGAGCCGTCACCGGATTCATCGACCAGATCGGCTTCGACACTGTCGACGCCGGATCACTGGTCAACGGCCGAAGCATCGATCCGATGGATGCCTGGGGCCCGGTTCTCGACGCGGACGCACTGCGTGCGGCCATGGCCGCACGCACACAGCACTGA
- a CDS encoding NADP-dependent oxidoreductase encodes MRAVVYRSVGAPDVIEVADIDLPEPGMFEIRIKVDAAALNPADVAAWSGLFPAPAQGSHFGLGWDVAGTVDAVGPGAAWEVGTPVIAIVQGATGVVRAQAEYTIVPSNTLAHAPTGIDAVHASTIPLNGLTAAQSVELLGLGEGQSVFITGAAGAVGGYAVQLAKRRKLTVIASDFADDESFVTSVLGADAFVPASDDPAAAVRRLHPLGVDAVLDTTTLGVIAAVRNGGTFVTTRMDALPQAERDIRVRLTQVSPDAAMLTTLSDLAASGALALRVARTYPLEEAAQAHGRLAEGGLRGRLVLTP; translated from the coding sequence ATGAGAGCAGTTGTTTACCGGTCCGTCGGCGCGCCGGACGTCATCGAAGTGGCAGACATCGACCTGCCCGAGCCGGGCATGTTCGAGATACGGATCAAGGTGGATGCCGCCGCCCTCAACCCGGCTGATGTGGCGGCCTGGAGCGGTCTGTTTCCGGCTCCCGCGCAGGGCAGTCACTTCGGGCTGGGCTGGGACGTGGCAGGCACAGTCGACGCCGTAGGCCCCGGCGCGGCGTGGGAGGTCGGTACGCCCGTGATCGCGATCGTGCAGGGGGCGACCGGTGTCGTGCGGGCCCAGGCAGAGTACACGATCGTGCCCAGTAACACCCTGGCCCACGCGCCGACCGGGATCGACGCCGTGCACGCGTCCACCATCCCGTTGAACGGCCTGACCGCCGCGCAATCGGTGGAGCTTCTCGGCCTCGGTGAAGGGCAGAGCGTCTTCATTACGGGCGCGGCTGGTGCGGTCGGCGGCTACGCCGTGCAACTGGCCAAGCGACGCAAGCTGACGGTGATCGCCAGCGATTTCGCCGACGACGAGAGCTTCGTCACCAGCGTCCTGGGCGCCGACGCCTTCGTGCCCGCGAGTGACGACCCCGCCGCAGCGGTACGCCGGCTCCACCCGCTCGGAGTCGACGCCGTGCTGGACACCACCACGCTTGGCGTCATCGCAGCAGTCAGGAACGGCGGAACCTTCGTCACCACCCGGATGGATGCCCTGCCGCAGGCGGAGCGCGACATCCGGGTAAGGCTGACCCAGGTCTCCCCCGACGCAGCGATGCTCACCACCCTCTCCGACCTCGCCGCCTCAGGCGCGCTCGCCCTTCGGGTCGCCCGGACGTATCCACTGGAAGAGGCGGCGCAGGCCCACGGACGCCTCGCGGAGGGCGGCCTGCGAGGCCGGCTCGTCCTCACACCCTGA
- a CDS encoding nuclear transport factor 2 family protein — MNDVEHLSAIEDLRRLMARYVRYADHKRWQDLAGLFTPDGTFTPHKPDGSVWLRMNGREEIAATIGGSNGPDDVLIHHLFSDEIDIQSTTSARGTWSMEDIITRPEGAEINPDFPFKGMHGFGHYHARFVKTDGAWYIAELKQTRLRLDFTH; from the coding sequence ATGAACGACGTCGAACACCTGAGCGCGATCGAGGACCTGCGCCGTCTGATGGCGCGTTACGTCCGCTACGCCGACCACAAGCGTTGGCAGGACCTGGCCGGCTTGTTCACCCCGGACGGCACCTTCACCCCGCACAAGCCCGACGGCTCGGTCTGGCTGCGGATGAACGGTCGCGAGGAGATCGCCGCCACCATCGGCGGGAGCAACGGCCCCGACGACGTACTCATCCACCACCTCTTCTCCGACGAGATCGACATCCAGTCGACGACCAGCGCCCGCGGCACCTGGTCGATGGAGGACATCATCACCCGCCCCGAGGGCGCCGAGATCAACCCGGACTTCCCGTTCAAGGGCATGCACGGCTTCGGCCACTACCACGCCCGTTTCGTGAAGACCGATGGCGCCTGGTACATCGCCGAACTCAAGCAGACCCGCCTGCGCCTGGACTTCACCCACTGA
- a CDS encoding epoxide hydrolase family protein yields MSNDSKRPALEPYKIDVPQGVLDDLKDRLKKTRFFDDLDNEEEYYGLSTAYLKPLVEYWADGFEWRAQEKRLNSYNQHKVEIDGAPVHFVHEHGKGPDTVPIMVLHGWPWPGEFSLPVVGPLTNPVAHGSDAADSFDVVVPNLPGFAWSTPLARGDLNYWKIADILHKLMTETLGYERYAVAGSDYGALVASALGHKYADSIIGLHYGHDLPPGMFGNERFWDLTDGAKIPEDATPDLRAGMENLVKTYVSHVTAHMLDASTLTHGLNDSPIGMLAWLLQRWKKWSDKNGDFEKAFPRDFVLTQATTFWVTESIGTSIRMYRNAVRYPWVPSHDRQPTVEPPAGFTFLLGDAYPPGVRTIEERIAAFESGPTRGAFNPINVNAHEKGGHFVHYENTEAFVTDLRATFRKLR; encoded by the coding sequence GTGAGCAACGATTCCAAGCGCCCCGCGCTCGAACCGTACAAGATCGATGTCCCCCAGGGTGTCCTGGATGACCTCAAGGACCGCCTGAAGAAGACCCGCTTCTTCGACGACCTGGACAACGAGGAGGAGTACTACGGTCTGAGCACCGCCTACCTCAAGCCGCTCGTGGAGTACTGGGCGGACGGGTTCGAATGGCGTGCGCAGGAGAAGCGGCTGAACTCCTACAACCAGCACAAGGTCGAGATCGACGGCGCACCGGTGCACTTCGTCCACGAGCACGGCAAGGGCCCGGACACAGTCCCGATCATGGTCCTGCACGGCTGGCCCTGGCCCGGCGAGTTCAGCCTCCCTGTCGTCGGACCACTGACGAACCCCGTCGCCCACGGCAGCGACGCAGCCGACTCGTTCGACGTGGTCGTGCCGAACCTGCCGGGATTCGCCTGGTCCACCCCCCTCGCCAGGGGTGACCTGAACTACTGGAAGATCGCCGACATCCTGCACAAGCTGATGACCGAGACGCTGGGCTACGAGAGGTACGCCGTAGCGGGCTCCGACTACGGCGCCCTGGTCGCAAGCGCGCTCGGCCACAAGTACGCCGACAGCATCATCGGCCTGCACTACGGCCACGACCTGCCCCCGGGCATGTTCGGCAACGAACGGTTCTGGGACCTGACCGACGGCGCCAAGATCCCCGAGGACGCCACGCCGGATCTGCGGGCCGGCATGGAGAACCTCGTCAAGACCTACGTCTCCCACGTCACGGCCCACATGCTGGACGCGTCGACCCTCACCCACGGTCTGAACGACTCCCCCATCGGCATGCTGGCCTGGCTGCTGCAGCGGTGGAAGAAGTGGAGCGACAAGAACGGCGACTTCGAGAAGGCCTTCCCCCGCGACTTCGTCCTCACCCAGGCCACCACCTTCTGGGTGACCGAGTCCATCGGCACCTCCATCCGCATGTACCGCAACGCGGTGCGCTACCCGTGGGTGCCCTCGCACGACCGTCAGCCGACAGTCGAGCCCCCGGCCGGCTTCACCTTCCTCCTCGGTGACGCCTACCCGCCCGGCGTCCGCACCATCGAGGAGCGCATCGCCGCCTTCGAGAGCGGCCCCACCCGCGGCGCCTTCAACCCGATCAATGTCAACGCCCACGAGAAGGGCGGCCACTTCGTGCACTACGAAAACACCGAAGCCTTCGTCACCGACCTCCGAGCGACCTTCCGGAAACTCCGCTGA
- a CDS encoding nuclear transport factor 2 family protein produces MSDERRVQEVLARYVRATDRRDGKSQGTLFTDDATVQVFTKTGHDAYEPLSEPIIGSAGVEYAVDNFMAPHPEGGSSHHTTSDHIIEVDGDRAHMNAQFVVFEVRATARPAGGWPEGAFGAQGTVRPIESGYYDTDLRRIDGEWKIIRHRVLMDMPIAIPGA; encoded by the coding sequence ATGAGCGACGAGCGCAGGGTCCAGGAGGTCCTGGCACGCTATGTACGCGCCACCGACCGACGCGACGGCAAGAGCCAGGGCACCCTTTTCACCGACGACGCGACCGTGCAGGTCTTCACCAAGACCGGACACGACGCCTACGAGCCGCTCAGCGAGCCGATCATCGGCAGCGCGGGCGTGGAGTACGCGGTCGACAACTTCATGGCGCCGCACCCCGAGGGCGGCTCCAGTCACCACACCACGTCGGACCACATCATCGAGGTCGACGGCGACCGGGCGCACATGAACGCCCAGTTCGTGGTCTTCGAGGTCCGCGCAACGGCCCGCCCGGCAGGCGGCTGGCCCGAGGGCGCCTTCGGTGCCCAGGGCACGGTGCGGCCCATCGAGTCCGGCTACTACGACACCGACCTGCGCCGCATCGACGGCGAGTGGAAGATCATCCGGCACCGTGTCCTGATGGACATGCCGATCGCGATCCCGGGGGCCTGA
- a CDS encoding NADP-dependent oxidoreductase: MKAVVYRRYGGPEVLELTELPEPKTHVDSVLIRVRAAGLNRADAAIQAGALDSAVETFFPVVPGWDIAGVVEHSGPGAPEFAPGDEVIAYIRSDVQRAHGGFAELVSADVRTVAHKPSTLSFTEAAGLPLAALTAYQGVVHALAVQQGESVLVHGAAGGVGSVAVQIALAQGARVIGVGSADDHDYLRTLGAQAVAYGEGLTDQVLSLVPNGVDAVFDTIGGGTLAASAGAARPGGRLASIAEPGVPGSTDVFARMDRADLTAVTALAETGLLTVRVGAVFPLEKAAEAQRAFATGNITGKVVLETG; this comes from the coding sequence GTGAAAGCCGTTGTGTACCGCCGTTACGGCGGACCGGAAGTCCTTGAGCTCACCGAGCTGCCCGAGCCGAAGACCCACGTGGACTCGGTGCTGATCCGGGTCAGGGCCGCCGGACTGAACCGCGCGGACGCCGCCATCCAGGCCGGGGCGCTGGACAGCGCCGTGGAGACGTTCTTCCCGGTGGTGCCCGGCTGGGACATCGCCGGTGTGGTGGAGCACTCCGGGCCCGGAGCACCGGAGTTCGCGCCCGGCGACGAGGTGATCGCGTACATCCGCAGCGACGTGCAGCGCGCGCACGGCGGCTTCGCCGAACTGGTCTCCGCGGACGTGCGCACCGTCGCGCACAAGCCGAGCACCCTGTCCTTCACCGAAGCCGCGGGACTACCTCTGGCCGCGCTCACCGCCTACCAGGGCGTGGTGCACGCACTCGCGGTGCAGCAGGGCGAGAGCGTCCTCGTGCACGGGGCCGCCGGCGGCGTGGGCTCCGTCGCCGTGCAGATCGCCCTGGCCCAGGGCGCCCGCGTCATCGGTGTGGGCTCAGCCGACGATCACGACTACCTGCGCACGCTTGGCGCCCAAGCGGTCGCGTACGGCGAAGGCCTGACCGACCAGGTGCTCAGCCTGGTCCCGAACGGTGTGGACGCGGTGTTCGACACGATCGGCGGCGGTACCCTCGCCGCGTCGGCCGGGGCCGCACGGCCTGGTGGCAGGCTGGCGTCCATCGCCGAACCGGGCGTCCCCGGCTCCACGGACGTCTTCGCCCGCATGGACCGCGCGGACCTCACCGCGGTCACAGCGCTGGCCGAGACCGGCCTGCTCACCGTACGCGTCGGCGCGGTCTTCCCCCTGGAGAAAGCCGCCGAGGCACAGCGCGCCTTCGCCACCGGAAACATCACCGGCAAAGTCGTCCTCGAGACAGGCTGA
- a CDS encoding LysR family transcriptional regulator: MDRLETRELDYFVAVAEELHFGKAAERLGMTQPPLSRAISRLERRMGVRLLERSSRRVALTDAGAVFLGESRRLLDSLDAAVRRAQRVQQPGRLVMAVRPGTASGLIADLVRSFEVGSYDVVFTHDRPAALRDGRADIALLCIGTDDLTGLRTADLTEEAPFALVPRSHPLARRTVVTVAELGQDANFESECPTIGLDEIVDRVVLGRLVTVVGSGAAERISSEVSAVPVSDLPSTRLALAWPEGPSSPAVTAFVRSARAAEERRALDANGRDAAGS; encoded by the coding sequence ATGGATCGTTTGGAGACCCGCGAACTCGACTATTTCGTCGCGGTCGCCGAGGAGCTGCACTTCGGAAAGGCCGCGGAACGCCTGGGCATGACCCAGCCCCCGCTGTCGCGCGCGATCAGCCGCCTGGAGCGCCGGATGGGGGTGCGGCTGCTGGAGCGCAGCAGCCGCCGTGTTGCGCTCACCGACGCAGGTGCCGTGTTTCTGGGCGAAAGCCGACGGCTGCTCGACTCGCTCGACGCGGCCGTGCGCCGAGCCCAGCGCGTGCAGCAGCCCGGTCGGCTGGTGATGGCGGTACGTCCCGGCACCGCGTCCGGGCTGATCGCCGATCTGGTCCGCTCCTTCGAGGTCGGCAGCTACGACGTCGTCTTCACTCACGACCGCCCGGCCGCCCTCAGGGACGGCAGGGCCGATATCGCGCTGCTGTGCATCGGCACCGACGATCTCACCGGGCTGCGCACCGCCGACCTGACTGAGGAGGCGCCCTTCGCGCTGGTCCCGCGTAGCCATCCACTGGCCCGGCGCACTGTGGTGACGGTCGCCGAACTCGGCCAGGACGCGAACTTCGAGTCCGAGTGCCCGACCATCGGGCTCGACGAGATCGTCGACCGGGTCGTGCTCGGGCGCCTGGTCACCGTCGTGGGTTCGGGAGCTGCCGAACGGATCTCCTCCGAGGTGTCCGCAGTGCCGGTGTCGGACCTGCCGTCCACGCGTCTTGCCCTGGCGTGGCCTGAGGGACCGTCCAGCCCGGCCGTCACCGCTTTCGTACGCTCGGCCCGCGCAGCCGAGGAGCGGCGGGCGCTTGACGCCAACGGCAGAGACGCGGCCGGGTCTTGA
- a CDS encoding winged helix-turn-helix transcriptional regulator — MTTTAKSARRIEPGTYEAYMHDCPAVALLSTISNRWVSLTMCTLGSYGDAMRYSHISREIPGVSQKMLTQTLRMLERDGMVERTVTPTVPVRVDYELTPLGQGLYALLSQVRDWAADKTDEVDEARARYDTRKTDQ; from the coding sequence ATGACCACCACGGCGAAGTCGGCGCGCCGGATCGAGCCCGGCACGTACGAGGCGTACATGCATGACTGTCCCGCGGTGGCGTTGCTCTCGACGATCAGCAACCGGTGGGTCAGCCTGACGATGTGCACCCTCGGGTCGTACGGCGACGCGATGCGGTACAGCCACATCAGCCGCGAGATCCCGGGCGTCAGCCAGAAGATGCTCACCCAGACCCTGCGCATGCTGGAGCGCGACGGCATGGTGGAACGGACGGTCACACCGACCGTGCCCGTACGTGTCGACTACGAGCTGACCCCGCTCGGGCAGGGCCTGTACGCCCTGCTGTCCCAGGTACGCGACTGGGCCGCCGACAAGACCGACGAGGTCGACGAGGCGCGAGCACGCTACGACACCCGCAAGACCGACCAGTAA
- a CDS encoding TetR/AcrR family transcriptional regulator — translation MAKRTYRSKVRTVAAGQTHTAILRAAEELFAESGYARATVSAIADRAGVALNTVYTSVGGKPALVEALAREGTEDEGIQTALAALLATTDGAEVLRLTAESTGEITRRHERVLNFLRDNATADPAVAAAAEHAVERYRERLAVIADHLVALRAVRLDAVRTEQILWFYFGQGAWRTVREFGWGWADGGVWLAAQAAAALLRTPTDDGG, via the coding sequence ATGGCGAAGCGCACCTACCGTTCGAAGGTCCGGACCGTCGCGGCGGGACAGACGCATACCGCCATCCTCCGAGCCGCAGAAGAACTGTTCGCCGAGTCGGGGTACGCCAGGGCCACGGTCTCCGCCATCGCGGACCGGGCGGGGGTCGCACTGAACACCGTGTACACGAGCGTCGGAGGCAAGCCGGCACTGGTGGAGGCGCTGGCACGGGAGGGCACGGAGGACGAGGGGATCCAGACCGCGCTCGCCGCCCTGCTGGCCACGACAGACGGCGCGGAAGTCCTGCGCCTGACGGCCGAGAGCACCGGCGAGATCACACGCCGCCATGAACGCGTCCTGAACTTCCTGCGCGACAACGCGACCGCCGATCCTGCGGTGGCCGCTGCGGCCGAACACGCCGTCGAGCGTTACCGCGAGCGGCTGGCCGTCATCGCCGACCACCTGGTGGCCCTGCGAGCGGTCCGCCTGGACGCGGTCCGAACCGAGCAGATCCTCTGGTTCTACTTCGGCCAGGGGGCCTGGAGGACCGTCCGCGAGTTCGGCTGGGGCTGGGCGGACGGCGGCGTCTGGCTGGCCGCACAGGCAGCCGCCGCCCTACTGCGCACACCCACGGACGACGGCGGCTGA
- a CDS encoding TetR/AcrR family transcriptional regulator — MATRLTPKGAATRQRIIEGAAEEIRERGVTETTLDDIRARTATSKSQLFHYFPSGREELLLAVARHEAGRVLSDQQPHLGELTSWQAWRNWRDAVVDHYRRQGQQCPLSALMSQLTPATPGTQAVTRQLISLWQAQITAGIRAMQDQREVPLGLDADRAAAALLAGIQGGVLIMMSTGSLTHLEAALDLGIHQLLAPPAPAMGGHGRGHR, encoded by the coding sequence ATGGCAACACGACTGACCCCCAAGGGTGCGGCCACCAGGCAACGCATCATCGAAGGAGCCGCGGAGGAGATCCGCGAGCGCGGCGTGACCGAGACGACCCTGGACGACATCCGCGCCCGCACGGCCACCAGCAAGAGCCAGCTCTTCCACTACTTCCCCAGTGGCAGGGAGGAGCTCCTGCTCGCCGTGGCCCGGCACGAGGCCGGCCGCGTCCTGTCCGACCAGCAACCCCACCTCGGTGAGCTCACCTCTTGGCAGGCCTGGCGCAACTGGCGGGACGCTGTCGTCGATCACTACCGCAGACAGGGGCAGCAATGCCCGCTCAGCGCGCTCATGTCGCAGCTGACACCCGCCACGCCCGGCACGCAGGCCGTCACCAGACAACTGATCTCCTTGTGGCAGGCGCAGATCACGGCCGGCATCCGGGCCATGCAGGACCAGCGAGAGGTCCCGCTCGGCCTCGACGCCGACCGCGCCGCGGCCGCCCTGCTGGCCGGTATCCAAGGCGGCGTCTTGATCATGATGTCCACCGGCTCCCTCACACACCTCGAAGCGGCCCTGGATCTGGGCATCCACCAGCTCCTGGCCCCGCCCGCGCCGGCAATGGGTGGACATGGGAGGGGGCATCGTTGA
- a CDS encoding SDR family NAD(P)-dependent oxidoreductase, whose translation MGRTALVTGSTTGNGAAIAAALAAEGAFVVISGRDGRRGAEVVARIEKDGGAAAFVKADLSAGADVIGRLATDAVAAADGRIDVLVNNAALLLAPTPTAEVAQETIDEALAVSVRSMFLLTGLLVPPMAERGHGAVVNLGSISGMRGMAHSVLYSMTKAAVHSLTASWAAEYGPHGVRVNTVAPGPTLTEKVAAMEEHLAPVIAGMPSRRAGTPAEVAAAVVFLASDEASQVHGATLTVDGGFTAV comes from the coding sequence ATCGGGCGGACTGCGCTGGTCACCGGCTCCACCACGGGCAACGGCGCCGCCATCGCGGCAGCCCTGGCTGCCGAAGGCGCGTTCGTCGTCATCAGCGGACGTGACGGGCGTCGCGGCGCAGAGGTGGTGGCGCGCATCGAGAAGGACGGCGGTGCGGCGGCCTTCGTCAAGGCGGATCTGTCCGCAGGCGCCGATGTGATCGGCCGCCTCGCCACCGACGCGGTCGCCGCGGCCGACGGGCGGATCGACGTGCTCGTCAACAACGCGGCGCTCCTGCTCGCGCCGACCCCCACCGCCGAGGTTGCGCAGGAGACCATCGACGAGGCGCTGGCAGTGAGCGTGAGGTCGATGTTCCTCCTCACCGGCCTGCTGGTGCCGCCCATGGCCGAGCGCGGCCATGGCGCCGTGGTCAACCTGGGGTCCATCAGCGGCATGCGGGGCATGGCGCATTCGGTGCTCTACAGCATGACCAAGGCGGCCGTGCACTCGCTCACCGCGTCGTGGGCCGCGGAGTACGGGCCGCACGGCGTCCGGGTCAACACCGTCGCTCCCGGACCCACGCTGACGGAGAAGGTGGCGGCGATGGAGGAGCACCTGGCCCCGGTCATCGCCGGCATGCCCTCGCGCCGCGCCGGCACCCCGGCGGAGGTGGCCGCCGCCGTCGTGTTCCTCGCGAGCGACGAGGCGTCCCAAGTTCACGGCGCCACCCTCACCGTCGATGGCGGATTCACCGCGGTGTAA